The Aedes aegypti strain LVP_AGWG chromosome 3, AaegL5.0 Primary Assembly, whole genome shotgun sequence genome contains a region encoding:
- the LOC110677745 gene encoding uncharacterized protein LOC110677745 codes for MRPTTLAAVNRSVEDPDHALFNRFSSLVRLIRIAAYCRRFVRHCRTKIIGTDLQVTPFLTADELQQTLIGLVKVVQEDCFRHEIDTIRTGKQADLKKSPLKTLNPFIQDGLHRVGGRMNHSSYSFTRKHTILLPEKHPLKSLLIESVHKQLLHVGPLAMIAHIHEQF; via the coding sequence ATGCGACCTACTACACTTGCAGCAGTCAATCGTTCAGTTGAGGACCCCGATCACGCTCTGTTCAACCGCTTCTCGTCGCTGGTGAGACTCATTCGTATAGCTGCTTATTGCCGCCGTTTCGTACGGCACTGTCGGACCAAGATTATTGGAACAGACCTGCAAGTCACACCGTTTCTCACCGCCGATGAACTCCAGCAAACACTAATCGGCCTTGTGAAGGTCGTACAAGAGGACTGCTTCAGACACGAAATCGATACGATCCGGACTGGAAAGCAAGCGGATCTCAAGAAATCACCTCTCAAAACCTTGAATCCATTCATCCAGGATGGTCTACACCGTGTCGGTGGCCGGATGAACCACTCATCTTACTCGTTCACCCGCAAGCATACAATTCTTCTGCCAGAAAAGCACCCCTTGAAGTCACTGCTCATCGAATCGGTGCACAAGCAACTACTCCACGTTGGCCCTCTTGCGATGATCGCACATATCCATGAGCAATTTTGA